The following coding sequences lie in one Nitrospirota bacterium genomic window:
- the truB gene encoding tRNA pseudouridine(55) synthase TruB, translating to MDLIISLNKPKDITSHDAVMKVRKILKEKRVGHTGTLDPMATGLLLICINRATRLANYFSSLDKEYMAVMKLGETTDTQDAYGKVLSSSDKIDFEEGVIEEALKSFQGKILQQPPMFSALKHQGEPLYKLARKGIEIDRKLRAVTIYDIELLDLNLPYVTFRTRCAKGTYVRTLCHDIGITLGSGAHLSGLERTAVGPFRVEDSLTIEELKDINMNEPGKGVYTMDKALSWMPGLTINETMANGVAHGNPVKVLSLSDDYKKAEGIRIRSLKGELLAVGSYSPERDMIKMDVVFAA from the coding sequence ATGGACCTTATTATCAGTCTGAATAAACCCAAAGACATTACCTCGCATGACGCGGTCATGAAAGTGCGAAAGATCTTAAAAGAAAAAAGGGTCGGCCACACCGGGACCCTCGACCCGATGGCCACGGGCCTTCTGCTTATCTGCATCAACAGGGCGACACGGCTTGCCAATTATTTTTCCTCGCTTGACAAGGAATACATGGCGGTAATGAAATTAGGAGAAACAACAGACACCCAGGATGCGTACGGCAAGGTCTTATCCAGTTCAGATAAGATTGATTTCGAAGAGGGGGTTATTGAGGAGGCTTTGAAATCTTTTCAGGGTAAGATCCTCCAGCAGCCTCCGATGTTTTCCGCGTTAAAGCACCAGGGCGAGCCGCTCTATAAACTGGCCCGCAAAGGGATCGAGATCGACCGCAAGCTTAGAGCGGTAACCATTTACGATATCGAACTTTTGGATCTCAATCTGCCTTACGTTACATTCAGGACGCGTTGTGCAAAAGGCACTTATGTCAGGACGCTGTGCCATGATATAGGCATAACACTCGGCAGCGGCGCGCATCTCTCCGGGCTTGAACGCACGGCAGTCGGCCCGTTCAGGGTTGAAGACAGTTTGACAATCGAAGAGCTTAAGGATATAAATATGAATGAACCCGGCAAGGGCGTTTATACAATGGATAAAGCCCTGTCATGGATGCCCGGTCTGACGATAAACGAAACAATGGCAAACGGCGTTGCCCACGGCAATCCGGTCAAGGTGTTGTCTCTTTCGGATGACTATAAAAAAGCTGAGGGCATAAGAATAAGATCGCTCAAAGGCG
- a CDS encoding DNA primase, with protein MYPASGILYHLFMPSDSTLEEIKNRLDIVDVISEYVRLKQAGQNWKGLCPFHTEKTPSFTVNPAKQIYHCFGCGSGGDIFSFLVKYESLSFPEAVAVLAKKAGVPLKTFQKDTVQSGEKEVLLNMHKDAAVFFQHYLLKSDKAKAYLNKRGIEENAQKVFSLGYAPKTWDALIKYLSRKGYKPEIIKKAGLVTQGAKGFYDTFRDRIMFPIYDLKGDVIAFGGRSIDGDEPKYLNSPETIIFNKRRVLYGIHRAKDAIKETGRVLFMEGYLDVITTHMYGFSNAVAPLGTAFTLEHGKLIKRFTEDVLLVFDSDEAGRKAVKNAANILLEAGLNVRVLSFPDKEDPDSFLREKGKEAFQELLDNPLSIVDFFMRQKGDKRLIAREALTAISKVQDSILRGQYIKMLSEKLGVNEIFIREEFKKVRSQSSSEGQTASSVSHSGPRPVEEVTLIKLLLQLPEKAEEVSHILSEEDFKDIMARSVFKRIKEGSTDFKGLYSQCDEAEKNFLTEISLEDHFEDPEKTIDDCVTRIRENRRKILLQELQRKIKEAELKKDLNLLKSLQSEHQKLLKHRKP; from the coding sequence TTGTATCCTGCATCCGGCATCCTGTATCATTTATTCATGCCTTCCGACAGCACCCTTGAAGAAATAAAAAACAGGCTTGATATCGTTGACGTCATATCCGAATATGTGCGCCTGAAGCAGGCCGGGCAGAACTGGAAGGGGCTTTGCCCTTTTCACACAGAGAAGACCCCCTCTTTTACCGTCAATCCCGCAAAACAGATATATCATTGCTTCGGCTGCGGCAGCGGCGGCGACATCTTCTCCTTCCTTGTTAAATATGAGAGCCTTTCCTTCCCGGAGGCTGTCGCTGTTTTGGCCAAAAAGGCGGGGGTCCCTCTCAAGACTTTTCAAAAGGACACGGTCCAAAGCGGGGAAAAAGAGGTCCTTCTCAACATGCATAAGGACGCCGCTGTTTTTTTTCAGCACTACCTTTTAAAAAGTGACAAGGCAAAGGCATACCTCAACAAGCGCGGGATCGAAGAAAACGCCCAAAAAGTCTTCTCTCTTGGATACGCGCCAAAGACCTGGGACGCGCTTATTAAGTATCTTTCGCGCAAAGGCTACAAGCCGGAAATAATAAAAAAGGCCGGGCTCGTCACACAGGGCGCAAAGGGTTTTTATGATACGTTCAGGGACAGGATAATGTTTCCCATTTATGACTTAAAGGGCGATGTTATCGCATTCGGCGGCAGGTCCATCGATGGCGATGAGCCGAAGTATCTGAATTCGCCTGAGACAATTATTTTTAACAAACGGCGGGTCCTCTACGGGATACACCGCGCAAAAGACGCGATAAAGGAAACGGGACGTGTCCTGTTTATGGAAGGCTACCTTGATGTCATCACCACCCACATGTACGGCTTTTCAAACGCGGTTGCGCCGCTGGGCACGGCATTTACGCTGGAACACGGGAAGCTAATAAAGAGGTTTACAGAAGACGTGCTCCTTGTCTTTGACAGTGACGAGGCCGGGAGAAAGGCGGTCAAAAACGCCGCCAATATTCTTTTGGAAGCGGGACTGAATGTCAGGGTGCTTTCTTTTCCGGACAAAGAAGACCCTGACAGTTTTCTGAGGGAAAAAGGCAAAGAGGCGTTTCAGGAGCTGCTCGACAACCCGTTGTCGATAGTTGACTTCTTCATGCGGCAGAAAGGCGATAAACGCCTGATAGCGCGCGAGGCATTAACAGCGATCTCTAAAGTCCAGGACAGCATCCTCCGGGGGCAATACATAAAAATGCTTTCCGAGAAACTGGGAGTAAACGAGATATTTATCAGGGAGGAATTCAAGAAAGTCAGGAGCCAGTCTTCGTCTGAAGGACAAACCGCTTCCTCCGTGTCTCATTCAGGGCCCAGGCCCGTAGAAGAAGTGACCTTGATAAAACTGCTTCTGCAATTGCCGGAGAAGGCTGAAGAGGTCTCGCACATTCTTTCTGAAGAGGATTTTAAAGACATTATGGCGAGGTCGGTGTTTAAAAGGATCAAAGAGGGGTCAACGGATTTCAAAGGACTGTATTCACAGTGTGACGAGGCAGAGAAAAACTTTCTCACGGAGATATCACTGGAAGACCATTTCGAAGACCCGGAGAAGACGATAGACGATTGCGTTACCAGGATAAGAGAAAACAGGCGGAAGATATTATTGCAGGAATTACAGAGGAAGATCAAAGAAGCGGAATTGAAAAAGGATTTAAATCTGTTAAAATCTCTTCAGTCAGAGCACCAGAAACTTCTGAAACACAGGAAACCTTAA
- a CDS encoding diguanylate cyclase, which yields MIEGRYGLLTLLLKTIAQKDNLCIQCDGTLKDLISLMNVNKKGVVVILNENKAVGILTERDVVEILYNGVDMSSRIDCHSKRPLVVTKGDRTIGYALNLTLENNIRRVIVADDEGNFLGIVTQQDLLKYLEEDFYRLTIKVKHILKKTGSLISVSPDTTLNIVLQQMIQHKISAVPVIKDNKALGIVTEKDILKLTCENVSLKDHVGKYMSSPVETVNLDTPLAEIVEVMNYEGIRRVVVVDKDGAAVNIVTIRDVMENLEGDYNRFIEGKLKTAREILNLLPEMLIEVVDVGSEHLVIWANDKVIGKFGKEILDKPVTNFIPKENWERISATLNKLHKIERIKFKKEDRIFELSGFLLKTFGDNEQGRYQLIMRDITEDIKLSTVDPLTNIYNRRFINGFLMKEIERCKRTNSHFSIVISDIDDFKIINDTYGHLAGDLALKAVSQIIVDTVRNLDVVGRYGGDEFMIILPETSSDIASYVIDRLRCKIENLEISLPKGLAAKITCSFGIATFPDDGTGSDDLLVTADERLYKAKSMGKNKIACV from the coding sequence ATGATCGAAGGGAGATACGGTTTGCTTACACTGCTTTTAAAAACTATTGCTCAGAAAGATAATTTATGCATCCAGTGCGACGGCACCTTGAAGGACCTGATCAGCCTGATGAATGTAAACAAGAAAGGCGTGGTTGTCATCCTGAATGAAAACAAGGCTGTCGGTATTTTAACTGAACGCGACGTAGTCGAGATCCTGTACAACGGGGTTGATATGTCCTCAAGGATAGACTGCCACTCAAAACGACCTCTCGTTGTGACCAAAGGGGACAGGACCATCGGTTACGCCCTTAATTTAACTTTAGAGAACAATATCAGAAGGGTGATAGTGGCGGACGATGAAGGTAATTTTCTCGGCATTGTGACCCAGCAGGACCTGTTGAAATATCTTGAAGAGGATTTTTACCGGCTGACGATCAAGGTCAAACACATCCTGAAAAAGACCGGGAGCCTGATAAGCGTCTCTCCCGACACCACCTTAAATATAGTGCTGCAGCAGATGATCCAGCACAAGATCAGCGCCGTCCCCGTAATTAAAGATAATAAGGCGCTTGGAATCGTGACAGAAAAGGACATCCTGAAGCTGACTTGCGAAAATGTTTCGCTTAAAGACCATGTGGGAAAATACATGTCCTCGCCCGTTGAGACCGTCAACCTTGATACGCCTCTTGCTGAAATAGTGGAAGTCATGAATTATGAGGGCATCAGGAGGGTAGTCGTTGTTGATAAGGACGGGGCCGCCGTTAACATCGTGACCATCAGGGACGTAATGGAAAACCTCGAAGGCGATTACAACAGATTTATCGAGGGGAAACTCAAGACGGCGAGAGAAATTTTAAATCTGCTGCCTGAAATGCTTATTGAAGTGGTTGATGTGGGAAGCGAGCATCTCGTGATCTGGGCCAATGACAAGGTCATCGGCAAATTCGGCAAGGAGATCCTGGATAAACCCGTTACTAATTTTATACCGAAGGAAAACTGGGAAAGGATCTCCGCGACTTTAAATAAGCTGCATAAGATCGAGCGTATTAAATTCAAAAAAGAGGACAGGATATTTGAGCTTTCCGGGTTCCTGCTGAAAACATTCGGAGATAACGAGCAGGGAAGATATCAGCTTATTATGAGAGACATCACGGAAGATATTAAACTGTCGACTGTCGATCCTCTTACAAATATTTACAACAGAAGATTTATCAACGGGTTCTTAATGAAAGAGATAGAGCGCTGCAAAAGGACCAACAGTCACTTCTCCATCGTCATATCCGACATAGACGATTTCAAGATCATAAACGACACCTACGGTCATCTGGCGGGAGACCTCGCCCTTAAAGCCGTATCGCAGATCATAGTCGACACCGTGCGTAACCTGGATGTCGTGGGGAGGTACGGAGGGGATGAATTCATGATTATTCTCCCTGAGACATCAAGCGACATAGCCTCTTATGTTATTGACAGGTTGAGGTGCAAGATAGAAAACCTGGAAATATCGCTTCCCAAAGGATTAGCGGCGAAAATAACGTGCAGTTTCGGAATTGCCACTTTCCCGGATGACGGGACCGGATCGGATGACCTGCTGGTAACAGCCGATGAAAGATTATATAAGGCAAAAAGCATGGGGAAAAACAAAATCGCCTGCGTGTAG
- a CDS encoding UbiA family prenyltransferase has translation MSLKTVKSYLDLCRVSNLPTVWTNVLAGVVLSGIPFSLHHFITLSLSLSFFYSGGMCLNDIFDAKTDTGKKPFRPIPSQRISINSAVLFTIALFTIAILLLVFVPHREAIYAGLLLLILILIYDKFHKGHPLSVILMAACRAMVFVVSSIAVAGTVGKFVAIAGALQFIYVLVISIVARYENKGGMRGYSFPVVPVMLACISLLDGIVMAVLISPVWLTAGITGTTLTLLGQRYVRGD, from the coding sequence ATGTCCCTGAAAACAGTTAAAAGCTACCTCGACCTCTGCAGGGTCAGCAATCTTCCGACTGTCTGGACCAATGTGCTGGCAGGCGTTGTCCTGTCAGGCATACCTTTTTCACTTCATCACTTTATCACTCTGTCACTTTCTCTTTCTTTCTTTTATTCAGGCGGCATGTGCCTGAATGATATCTTCGATGCGAAAACGGACACGGGCAAAAAACCTTTCCGTCCCATTCCCTCTCAAAGAATATCAATAAATAGCGCTGTCCTGTTTACCATTGCACTTTTTACTATCGCAATATTGCTTCTCGTTTTTGTTCCTCACCGGGAGGCAATCTATGCGGGCTTGCTGCTCCTCATATTAATTCTCATCTACGATAAATTTCATAAAGGCCATCCATTAAGTGTCATCCTCATGGCAGCGTGCAGAGCAATGGTCTTCGTAGTTTCTTCAATTGCAGTTGCAGGGACGGTCGGGAAGTTTGTTGCGATCGCGGGGGCGCTCCAGTTTATTTATGTTCTTGTGATCAGCATCGTCGCCCGATATGAAAATAAAGGAGGGATGAGAGGATATTCTTTTCCTGTTGTCCCGGTTATGCTTGCCTGTATTTCATTGCTGGACGGGATTGTGATGGCTGTCCTTATTTCACCTGTATGGCTGACAGCGGGAATTACCGGGACAACCCTAACCCTATTGGGACAAAGATACGTGAGAGGCGATTAA